A region from the Salvia splendens isolate huo1 chromosome 15, SspV2, whole genome shotgun sequence genome encodes:
- the LOC121769107 gene encoding protein BCCIP homolog, with protein sequence MPRKPKKHNHSMRHRLVTFSPFGRSKAMATRSRMATRGVEKHERQNKDLATSSLNGFKYNMKDKIQQSDSSDDEEFEGDVQADFVFFDPKLSDFHGVKVLLQTYLDNLQWDLSGFVDLILGQPTVGTVVKIENDEDDGVYSVVSALSLERYKDSKCVLELKDFLLKVCQDTDVLGKLKSLVGEHAQHVGLLVSQRVVNLPPQLLPPLYDGLFDEVGWATEDEPTKELRSSFRFKFYLIISKIYKHKNADQNRGTVKNGEESVIYNRPEDEIFFELSSWSFSFRLHAQQVTANELKNYRPMGLVMAVEACKISSFREQLHLLIDE encoded by the exons ATGCCACGGAAACCAAAAAAGCATAACCACTCTATGAGACATCGGCTAGTTACCTTTTCCCCATTTGGTCGGTCGAAAGCCATGGCTACTCGGAGTCGGATGGCCACAAGAGGGGTTGAGAAACACGAGCGACAAAATAAAGATTTAGCAACCTCTTCCC TTAATGGATTCAAATACAATATGAAAGATAAAATCCAGCAGTCTGACTCTTCTGATGATGAGGAATTTGAG GGGGATGTTCAAGCcgattttgttttctttgatcCAAAGCTTAGTGATTTCCATGGGGTGAAGGTCCTCTTGCAGACTTACCTTGATAACTTACAGTGGGATCTGAGTGGATTTGTCGACTTAATATTGGGTCAGCCGACTGTTGGCACTGTAGTCAAGATTGAGAATGACGAAGATGATGGAGTATATTCTGTTGTTTCTGCTCTCAGTTTAGAGAGATATAAG GATAGCAAATGTGTGCTTGAACTCAAGGATTTCTTGCTTAAAGTGTGCCAGGATACGGATGTGTTGGGAAAACTCAAGTCTTTAGTTGGAGAGCATGCTCAACATGTTGGTCTTTTAGTATCACAGCGTGTTGTAAATCTCCCACCTCAGCTTTTGCCTCCACTTTATGATGGTCTCTTTGATGAAGTGGGGTGGGCTACAGAAGATGAG ccTACCAAAGAGCTCCGGAGTTCCTTCCGCTTCAAATTTTATCTAATAATTAGCAAAATTTACAAG CACAAAAATGCAGATCAGAACAGAGGGACTGTGAAAAATGGAGAAGAAAGTGTGATTTACAACAGACCTGAAGATGAAATTTTCTTTGAG CTTAGCTCATGGTCATTCAGTTTTCGCCTACATGCACAGCAGGTTACTGCTAATGAG CTGAAAAACTATCGGCCAATGGGTTTAGTGATGGCTGTTGAAGCTTGTAAGATATCAAGTTTCAGGGAACAGCTGCATTTGTTGATAGATGAATGA